In one window of Meleagris gallopavo isolate NT-WF06-2002-E0010 breed Aviagen turkey brand Nicholas breeding stock chromosome 12, Turkey_5.1, whole genome shotgun sequence DNA:
- the CYP1A5 gene encoding cytochrome P450, family 1, subfamily A, polypeptide 5 isoform X1, producing the protein MGPEEVMVQVGSPGLISATEMLVAAATFCLLLLLTQTRRQHTPKGLRRPPGPRGLPLLGSVLELRKDPHLVLTQMSRKYGDVMEVTIGSRPVVVLSGLETIKQALVRQAEDFMGRPDLYSFRHVTDGQSLTFSTDTGEVWKARRKLAQNALKNFSIAASPTASSSCLLEEHVTNEASYLVTKFLQLMEEKQSFDPYRYMVVSVANVICAICFGKRYDHDNQELLSVVNVVEEFGDVTAVGNPTDFIPLLQYLPSRNMDLFLDFNKRFMKLLKTAVEEHYETFDKNNIRDVTDSLIEQCMEKKTEANSATQIPNEKIINLVNDIFGAGFDTVTTALSWSLMYLVTYPHIQKKIQAELDQTIGRERRPRLSDRGTLPYTEAFILEMFRHSSFMPFTIPHSTTRDTVLNGYYIPKDRCVFINQWQVNHDEKLWKDPQAFNPERFLNAEGTEVNKVDAEKVMTFGLGKRRCIGENIGKWEVFLFLSTLLQQLEFSIRDGKKADMTPIYGLSVKHKRCEHFQVKKRFSMKSSN; encoded by the exons ATGGGGCCGGAGGAAGTGATGGTACAGGTGGGCAGCCCAGGTCTCATCTCGGCCACCGAGATGCTGGTGGCAGCTGCCACtttctgcctgctcctgctgctgacCCAGACCCGCCGGCAGCACACACCCAAGGGGCTGCGCAGACCCCCGGGTCCCCGTGGGCTCCCACTGCTGGGCAGTGTGCTGGAGCTGAGGAAGGACCCACACCTGGTGCTCACCCAGATGAGCCGCAAATACGGGGATGTGATGGAGGTGACCATCGGCTCCCGGCCCGTGGTGGTGCTCAGCGGGCTGGAAACCATCAAGCAAGCCTTGGTGAGGCAAGCAGAAGACTTCATGGGACGCCCCGACCTCTACAGCTTTCGACACGTTACGGACGGACAGAGCCTGACCTTCAGCACTGACACGGGGGAAGTGTGGAAAGCCCGTAGGAAGCTGGCACAGAACGCCCTGAAGAACTTCTCCATCgctgccagccccacagcctcctccagctgccTCCTGGAGGAGCACGTCACCAACGAGGCCAGCTACCTGGTCACCAAAttcctgcagctgatggaggagaagcagagctttGACCCCTACCGCTACATGGTGGTGTCGGTGGCCAACGTCATCTGCGCCATTTGCTTTGGCAAGCGCTACGACCACGACAACCAGGAGCTGCTCAGCGTGGTGAACGTGGTTGAGGAGTTCGGAGATGTGACTGCTGTTGGCAACCCAACTGACTTCATCCCATTGCTCCAGTACCTCCCCAGCCGCAACATGGATTTATTTCTGGATTTCAACAAGCGATTCATGAAATTGTTGAAGACAGCTGTGGAAGAGCACTACGAGACTTTTGACAAG AACAACATCCGAGATGTCACGGACTCCCTCATTGAGCAGTGCATGGAGAAAAAAACCGAAGCCAACAGTGCCACACAGATCCCAAATGAGAAGATCATCAACCTGGTGAATGACATCTTTGGAGCAG GCTTTGACACTGTGACAACGGCCCTGTCCTGGAGCCTCATGTACCTTGTGACATACCCCCACATCCAGAAGAAGATTCAGGCAGAGCTGG ATCAGACCATCGGCCGTGAGAGGAGACCACGGCTGTCCGACCGAGGCACGCTGCCCTACACAGAAGCCTTCATCCTGGAGATGTTCCGGCACTCCTCCTTCATGCCCTTCACCATCCCACACAG CACGACCAGGGACACGGTGCTGAATGGCTACTATATCCCAAAGGACCGCTGCGTGTTCATCAACCAGTGGCAAGTGAATCACGATGA GAAACTTTGGAAGGATCCACAGGCTTTCAACCCAGAGCGTTTCCTCAATGCTGAAGGGACTGAAGTGAACAAAGTGGATGCGGAGAAGGTGATGACTTTTggcctggggaaaaggaggtgCATTGGGGAAAACATAGGCAAGTGGGAGGTGTTCCTTTTCCTGTCCACATTGCTCCAGCAACTGGAGTTCAGCATCCGCGATGGCAAGAAGGCAGACATGACACCTATATACGGACTGTCTGTCAAGCACAAGAGATGTGAGCACTTTCAAGTCAAGAAACGCTTCTCCATGAAGAGCTCAAACTGA